In a single window of the Elaeis guineensis isolate ETL-2024a chromosome 4, EG11, whole genome shotgun sequence genome:
- the LOC140856850 gene encoding noroxomaritidine synthase 2-like, which translates to MAARLLAASLCLLQTYPEILISVACFFFFYCYQKTDKGPGIPVNWPFVGMLPALLAHFHHLHDWSTMVLKETGCTFLFHGSWFSGIDVLFTCDPANVHHVFGANFLNYPKGDDFKEIFDILGDGIFNSDAESWRTQRMRAHNLISDQRFRSFVAQSSRNKVEKGLIPLLDQLAKQDIAVDLQDVFLRLTFDITSYLVFGADPGCLSIGFPTVPFAEAMDDATEALLFRHILRPAWWKLQRWLRIGKEKKLALAWEVMDQFITQRIAEKKEERNKSRSHEEAPRDLLSSYINDCDVLHVVDMENPMELDKFLRDTAMTFMTAGRDTTGTALTWFFWLLSKNPLVELKILEELKSLRKQRSCSDPMTVFDAEELKKLVYLHAALCESLRLYPPVPFEHKGVLQPEVLPSGHKAQPGTKILFVLYAMGRMEGVWGKDCLEFKPERWISEKGKLRHEPSYKFSAFTSGPRTCLGKDIAFTQMKAVVAAMVYNFHVDVVEGHVVEPKISIILHMKNGLMVRIRKRASA; encoded by the coding sequence ATGGCTGCCCGTTTGTTAGCGGCTTCACTATGCCTCTTGCAAACATACCCTGAGATCCTCATATCCGTTgcttgcttcttctttttctactgCTACCAAAAAACCGATAAGGGACCTGGGATCCCAGTGAATTGGCCATTCGTGGGGATGCTCCCGGCCTTACTTGCCCACTTCCACCACCTCCATGACTGGAGCACCATGGTCCTGAAGGAGACCGGGTGCACCTTCTTGTTCCATGGCTCGTGGTTCTCAGGAATAGACGTGTTGTTTACCTGCGACCCAGCCAACGTGCACCATGTCTTCGGTGCCAATTTCCTGAACTATCCGAAGGGCGACGACTTCAAGGAGATCTTCGACATCCTCGGCGACGGAATCTTCAATTCCGACGCAGAGTCATGGAGAACGCAAAGGATGAGAGCCCATAACCTGATTAGTGATCAAAGGTTTCGGTCCTTCGTGGCGCAGTCGAGCCGAAACAAGGTGGAGAAGGGACTCATCCCTCTTCTGGATCAACTTGCCAAACAAGATATTGCGGTAGACTTGCAGGATGTGTTCCTAAGGCTAACCTTTGATATCACCTCTTACTTGGTTTTTGGCGCTGACCCAGGGTGCCTCTCTATCGGATTTCCCACGGTTCCATTTGCCGAGGCTATGGATGATGCCACGGAGGCCTTGCTCTTCCGGCACATACTGCGACCGGCGTGGTGGAAGTTGCAGAGATGGCTAAGGATAGGGAAGGAGAAGAAATTGGCACTGGCGTGGGAAGTGATGGACCAATTCATAACACAACGAATTGctgagaaaaaggaggagagaaaCAAATCAAGAAGCCATGAGGAGGCACCAAGAGATCTATTATCATCTTATATTAATGATTGTGACGTTCTTCATGTCGTGGATATGGAAAATCCGATGGAATTGGATAAGTTTCTTCGAGATACAGCAATGACTTTTATGACTGCAGGAAGGGACACCACTGGTACCGCCCTCACGTGGTTCTTTTGGTTGCTTTCAAAGAATCCACTTGTGGAGCTGAAGATCCTGGAGGAATTGAAGTCGCTACGAAAGCAGAGGTCATGCTCGGACCCCATGACCGTATTCGATGCCGAGGAGCTCAAAAAGTTGGTCTACTTGCATGCAGCCCTGTGTGAATCCCTCAGGCTGTACCCGCCGGTCCCGTTCGAGCACAAAGGTGTGTTGCAACCTGAAGTCCTTCCGAGCGGCCACAAAGCCCAGCCAGGAACGAAGATACTGTTCGTTTTGTATGCTATGGGACGCATGGAAGGAGTATGGGGAAAAGATTGCTTGGAATTTAAGCCTGAGAGATGGATTTCAGAGAAGGGAAAGTTGAGGCATGAGCCATCTTATAAGTTTTCTGCATTCACCTCCGGGCCGAGGACTTGTCTGGGGAAGGACATAGCCTTCACTCAGATGAAGGCGGTTGTGGCTGCCATGGTGTATAACTTCCATGTTGATGTGGTTGAAGGCCATGTGGTTGAGCCAAAGATTTCCATCATCCTTCACATGAAGAATGGTTTGATGGTGAGGATTAGAAAGAGAGCTAGTGCCTGA
- the LOC105044180 gene encoding noroxomaritidine synthase 2-like — MLPALLAHLHHLHDWGTWILKETGCTFLFHGPWFTGMDMLVTCDPANMHHVFSANFLNYPKGDDFSEIFDILGDGIFNSDAESWRSQRMKAHTLISDRRFRPFVSQSTRNKVEKGLIPLLDQLAKQEVAVDLQDVFLRLTFDTTCYLVFGTDPGCLSIGFPTVPFAKAMDDATGALLFRHIVPPAWWKLLRWLRIGEEKKLALAWKVMDQFIAQRIAEKKEERNKSRSHAEAPIRDLLSSYIDACDDLHMVDVENPMEFNKFLRDTAMNFMIAGRDTTGAALTWFFWLLSKNPVAELKILEELKSLRKERSCSESMTLFDAEELKGLVYLHAALCESLRLYPPVPFEHKGVLQSEVLPSGHKAQPGTKILFFLYAMGRMEGVWGKDCLEFKPERWISEKGKLRHEPSYKFPSFNSGPRTCLGKDMAFTQMKAVVSAMVYNFHVDVVEGHVVEPKISIILQMKNGLMVRIRKRASA; from the coding sequence ATGCTCCCGGCCCTTCTAGCCCACCTCCACCACCTCCATGACTGGGGTACCTGGATCCTGAAGGAGACCGGGTGCACCTTCTTGTTCCATGGCCCGTGGTTCACAGGCATGGACATGTTGGTGACCTGCGACCCAGCCAACATGCACCATGTCTTCAGCGCCAACTTCCTCAACTACCCGAAGGGCGACGACTTCTCGGAGATCTTCGACATCCTCGGCGATGGGATCTTCAATTCCGACGCTGAGTCATGGAGAAGCCAAAGGATGAAAGCCCACACCCTGATCAGTGACCGAAGGTTCCGGCCCTTCGTGTCGCAGTCGACCCGAAACAAGGTGGAGAAGGGACTCATCCCTCTCCTCGATCAACTTGCCAAACAAGAAGTTGCAGTAGACTTGCAAGATGTATTCCTGAGGCTAACCTTTGATACCACCTGTTACTTGGTTTTTGGCACTGACCCCGGGTGCCTTTCTATCGGATTTCCCACGGTTCCATTTGCCAAGGCTATGGACGATGCCACGGGGGCCTTGCTCTTCCGGCACATAGTGCCACCGGCGTGGTGGAAGTTGCTGAGATGGCTAAGGATAGGGGAGGAGAAGAAATTGGCACTGGCATGGAAAGTGATGGACCAATTCATAGCACAAAGAATTGctgagaaaaaggaggagaggaACAAATCAAGAAGCCATGCAGAGGCGCCAATAAGAGATCTATTATCATCTTATATTGATGCTTGTGATGATCTTCATATGGTGGATGTGGAAAATCCGATGGAATTCAATAAGTTTCTACGAGACACAGCAATGAATTTTATGATTGCAGGGAGGGACACCACTGGTGCCGCCCTCACATGGTTCTTTTGGTTGCTGTCAAAGAATCCGGTTGCGGAGTTGAAGATCCTGGAGGAATTGAAGTCGCTACGAAAGGAGAGGTCATGCTCAGAGAGCATGACCCTATTCGATGCCGAGGAGCTGAAAGGGTTGGTCTACCTGCATGCAGCCTTGTGTGAATCCCTGAGGCTGTACCCGCCGGTCCCGTTCGAGCACAAAGGTGTGTTGCAATCCGAAGTCCTTCCGAGCGGCCACAAAGCCCAGCCAGGAACGAAGATACTCTTCTTTTTGTATGCTATGGGGAGGATGGAAGGGGTATGGGGAAAAGATTGCTTGGAATTTAAGCCTGAGAGATGGATTTCAGAGAAGGGGAAGTTGAGGCATGAGCCATCTTATAAGTTTCCTTCATTCAATTCCGGGCCGAGGACGTGTCTGGGGAAGGACATGGCCTTCACTCAGATGAAAGCGGTTGTGTCTGCAATGGTGTACAACTTCCATGTTGATGTGGTTGAAGGCCATGTGGTTGAGCCAAAGATTTCTATCATCCTTCAAATGAAGAATGGCTTGATGGTGAGGATTAGGAAGAGAGCTAGTGCGTGA